The sequence catcatcatcatcaccatatAAAAAATCACCAAAGCCATCACCAAAATCATCACCAAAACTTAATAATAGGAATAGTATTAGTCCAAAATTAAGCTCAAGTACTAGTTTTAGAAAAAGTATCAATTtaagtagtaatagtataaTGATTTCAGATGAAGTTCAACAAGAGCAACagaaccaacaacaacaacaagatgaACAACAAGATGAACAACAAGATGAACAACAAGATGAACAACAAGATGaacaaaattcaaatagtaCTAGTATTAATACATCAAGTAGTAGTATAACTAGGCCAAGAAAAGGTTCCACTgtacaatatttaaatagaaTTAATACTTGTCGTAGACCAAGTTCTTggacaaataataatagaattaaacaacaacaacatcaccaccaccaccaccaacaacaacaacaacatcaacaacatcaacaacaacaatcatcttcatctgaATCAAATTCAAGCCTTACGTCAAGCCCTCAAAAGAGATTAAATAGTGTAAATGGTTTAGAATCATATGAAGAGGGtaaaaatgtaaatgaaatttattctTCATTAAAAGAAGAATCTTCAAAACTACCTAAAAAGAGTTCATTAAATCGACAAATGACAAttgtaaatagtaataatataggtaatggtgatgaaaaGAATAGCGATTGTACAACaagtgatgaagatgaagaattaaaaatttcaaaaccaaTTATAAGATCTACAAGTGttaatgaaatattaaaagaaaccaatgatgataataataataatgatcaaataaacaatagtaatagtagtaataatatacctaaaacaacaatcactactactactaataatacaactactacaaataatatttcaccaatagttaaatcaaaatcacaAATAATAACATCTTCAGCTAAAgtaacaccaacaccaactccAGCACCAATGCAAACgtcatcatttttatcaacaaaacaaacaaattcaccatcatcatcatcatcaccatcatcaacagTATCATCTACATCTTCATCTCCCTCTTCATCCTTatcttcatcaattgataataaaacaatgTCAAATGTAAACTATAATAGATTTCAACCTGCAAATAGAACTGTTTCATCACCGAATGTTAGAAACTTTTCAGTtcctacaacaactacaaccactTCTATTGGTTCAAATAGTTTTGTTTCACCAAGATTTATTGGAAAGAGAACAACTCCAAGTATTTTTTCACCAAGAAAGCAATCCATTTGTAAACCTAAAAATACCACCTCATCATTGAGTAGTTCTTCAtctaatatttcaaaatctaCAAATTCAACTCCAACTCCAACTCCTGCACCAATACTTACTTCAACACTTTCTGTAAATTCTACTTCAAGTAGTAGTAAATTACAAGAGAAAGCATTACCAACTAAAACTACATTCATTACACAAACTTCATCacctttattattaccacagCCATTAacttcaacatcaacatcaacatcaacatcaacatcaacatcaacatcaacatcaacatcaacatcaactacaataccaacaccaacaccaacaacatcctcatttaaatcaaattcattcTCAACctcaaatgataatagtaataataataataataataataataataataataataataataataataataataataataataataataataataatgttactTCTCCAACTATAGTATCTTCACCATCTTCACCAACATCACCAATAtcaccaacatcatcaacatttaTAAAAGGTCATTCTcattcaaa comes from Dictyostelium discoideum AX4 chromosome 2 chromosome, whole genome shotgun sequence and encodes:
- the gacF gene encoding RhoGAP domain-containing protein — encoded protein: MKTHKKKKSLGGLFSHSSSSPNLKSFLTEEVIHEQQQQQQQHNNNNNNNNNHQRQPSTTSTSSYIDSASSSIEETSGYLSKTSSSSSLPSSPLHNQNQNQNGNIQLNSSSGSLNNNEQQQQQQSISQTSSPNTSSPIMGKKKPSRLAQAFKRVKNNGNNKLKKEIEELTNKTGLNQQYTHSNLPFNVVESDIDNGSSGGTTSSTGNIISHSKSPSSSSSSSSSKKHQRKSRFIEPISQSTEDYTDIPRIIKMSVEYLFEKCLLVPGIFRESANAMELQRLSQLFEKGGDIDLSEYTDPHCIGGLLKLYFREKPIPIFPYDLHKRIYSVLNEEDSNIKVKSLLESGLGKGQFLILRYLFELLNAVSINCNVNFMNYQNLAICFAPSLIQSFDLSCYDVIERLIENYHSIFGVVVPVVDNSSNVSSSSLAHPIIGGKSETNVSLNNLTVTILDHGDINNNSNSSNNNNSSSSSSPYKKSPKPSPKSSPKLNNRNSISPKLSSSTSFRKSINLSSNSIMISDEVQQEQQNQQQQQDEQQDEQQDEQQDEQQDEQNSNSTSINTSSSSITRPRKGSTVQYLNRINTCRRPSSWTNNNRIKQQQHHHHHHQQQQQHQQHQQQQSSSSESNSSLTSSPQKRLNSVNGLESYEEGKNVNEIYSSLKEESSKLPKKSSLNRQMTIVNSNNIGNGDEKNSDCTTSDEDEELKISKPIIRSTSVNEILKETNDDNNNNDQINNSNSSNNIPKTTITTTTNNTTTTNNISPIVKSKSQIITSSAKVTPTPTPAPMQTSSFLSTKQTNSPSSSSSPSSTVSSTSSSPSSSLSSSIDNKTMSNVNYNRFQPANRTVSSPNVRNFSVPTTTTTTSIGSNSFVSPRFIGKRTTPSIFSPRKQSICKPKNTTSSLSSSSSNISKSTNSTPTPTPAPILTSTLSVNSTSSSSKLQEKALPTKTTFITQTSSPLLLPQPLTSTSTSTSTSTSTSTSTSTSTSTTIPTPTPTTSSFKSNSFSTSNDNSNNNNNNNNNNNNNNNNNNNNNNNNNNVTSPTIVSSPSSPTSPISPTSSTFIKGHSHSNSLSQTPSSSSSSLGNRLTAPGRQLNHTNSTSSLISKFNQIDTPSGINQGWKGGVVVQKKQDPVKKSLAIFEKE